Genomic DNA from Roseimicrobium gellanilyticum:
GCTGCGGGTACTCCATTGGGGACCTTCGCCCTGGCCGTTGTAACCGGTGTCGAGGCGCAGGCCCGCGATGACCGTGAAGACATGGCCGCGTCGCGGGTAGAGGGTAATCCATTTGCCAGCGCCGGACTTGCCGTAGTTCCGGAACTCGGTGCTGGAGATGGGACTCGAGAGTAGCCCGGCATGGTACAGCACGTAGGAGGCCGTGCCAGAGCAGTCGTAGCCCACGTCTTCCACACGGCGATGGCCGCCACCGTAGATGTAGGGCTTGCCAATCAACCGGTTGCCTGCGGCGATGGCGCGTTTCACGGCTTCAGGCGCGTCTTTGGGAGCGCGGGCATAGCGACCCTCCAGCACAGCGGTCTTGCCCTCCACGTAGCGGTAGGCGTAGTTCTTCGGCGCGGAGGA
This window encodes:
- a CDS encoding peptidoglycan endopeptidase, with protein sequence MSRRLLHFLLACAPALLLVHCSSAPKNYAYRYVEGKTAVLEGRYARAPKDAPEAVKRAIAAGNRLIGKPYIYGGGHRRVEDVGYDCSGTASYVLYHAGLLSSPISSTEFRNYGKSGAGKWITLYPRRGHVFTVIAGLRLDTGYNGQGEGPQWSTRSRPTKGAVLRHPPGL